The proteins below are encoded in one region of Pseudophryne corroboree isolate aPseCor3 chromosome 8, aPseCor3.hap2, whole genome shotgun sequence:
- the LOC134947838 gene encoding cyclin-dependent kinase 5 activator 1-like, with protein sequence MWNGYPFSCCRKASLPDEDSSTGAHRTAVEDSETGRSGERRSLIWRFRRFMAKKRQPKNGQTVVTHLISESLKSSLSCVDLSTYTQATHDTFAKREAPDGCGSAKYQMVQATTSELLSCLGEFIHPRCKKLKNLSPTQIALWMTSIDRHLSRCGQLVGFLTPANVDFLYMLCREVIPSELDSEQELHAYLSTCLYLAFTYMGSETGYPLRPFLVESSKETFWSRCLYVIDLMSSKMLRINADRQYFIQIFGDLRTG encoded by the coding sequence ATGTGGAACGGTTACCCATTCTCGTGCTGCCGCAAGGCAAGCCTACCGGATGAAGACTCATCAACTGGGGCCCATCGCACTGCTGTAGAGGACAGCGAGACTGGAAGATCTGGTGAGAGACGTTCACTCATCTGGCGCTTCAGGCGTTTTATGGCCAAAAAGAGACAACCCAAAAATGGCCAAACTGTTGTCACCCACCTAATCAGTGAGAGCCTGAAGAGTTCCCTGTCCTGTGTTGATTTATCTACCTACACACAGGCCACGCATGATACTTTTGCAAAGAGGGAAGCACCTGATGGCTGCGGGTCAGCAAAATACCAGATGGTACAGGCAACCACCAGCGAGCTCCTGAGCTGTCTCGGGGAGTTCATCCATCCTAGGTGCAAAAAGCTGAAGAATCTGTCACCTACACAGATTGCTCTATGGATGACAAGCATAGACAGGCATCTCTCTAGATGCGGACAGCTAGTAGGCTTCCTTACCCCGGCCAATGTAGACTTCCTCTACATGCTTTGCCGAGAGGTCATTCCATCAGAGCTGGACAGTGAGCAGGAACTACACGCATATCTGTCAACATGTCTGTACCTGGCATTCACATACATGGGTAGTGAGACCGGCTACCCACTGAGGCCTTTCCTGGTCGAAAGCTCAAAGGAAACCTTTTGGAGCCGTTGCCTCTATGTGATTGACTTGATGAGCTCAAAGATGCTGCGCATCAATGCTGATAGACAATATTTCATCCAGATCTTTGGTGATCTTAGGACAGGATAA